AGTGTGTCACCAAAGGCTGTGCAGAAGGTGAGTGTCACAAGTATGCCTAAAGCCTTTCTGAAATTCCAGGTTGCAGCAGTTTCTGGTTTAACACCAGTGTTCTTCCTCAGGGGACGAGGCGTACACATCCTACTACAGTGATGCTGATTATCCAGTCACAAAAGTCCTGCGGGAGCCTGTGTATGTTGAGGTGCGCATTTTGGAGAGGACCGACCCCAACATTGTCCTGATGCTGGGACACTGCTGGGCGACATCAACCCCCAGTCCACTCAGTCTACCCCAGTGGGACCTTCTGGTTGATGGGTGAGTAATGTCAGTCTTTATCCATCTAGTGTGCTGTAAGGCACTTCTGACTGACTCTTTGCTCTTCAGATGCCCTTACCAGGATGACCGTTACCTGACCACATTGGTTCCAGTGACTGGATCATCTGGTCTTCAGTTCCCAACCCACTACAAGCGCTTTGTTGtcaagatgtttacatttgtggATCCATCATCACTGGCTCCTCTGCAGGAAACCGTATGCTCTGCAGTCTGTCTCAAACCCTTAATCATCCTCTTTATAGTGAATTCTAGGTCTTAACCCTTTCCCCCTCTGTTAGATCTTCATCCACTGCAGTACAGCGGTGTGCCATCCCTCTTCTGGCTCTTGTGAGCAAAGCTGCGCTAGGAAAAGTGAGTGAGTGCTGTAGATTGACTTCAGGAACTGAGAAGTTATTCTCAAATGCGTCATGCTTTTACCATATCTCTTATAGGAAGAGACACGCACGTCAAGACCATCTCTAGTGGGCAAACTGTGGTTTCTAGTGGACAAGTTAACCTGGTCATATGAATTTTGtggttttaataaagtttgtgAAATGCATGTTTGTCTTTGGGTTTTTGACTGGAGTTTGGTCTTTCATGACTTGTATATTGGTCCAACAATGAGGTTACATGGAAAATAGAAACTACATATTGATACTCATGCCCAAGTCCCTCTAAAGTCAATGTTCACTTGTGGGCCCCCCCAATAATGCAAGTACAACACTAATTGTCCTTTTATCTCATGACCATTTCTCTTTGAGAAGTAAACTTGCAGTTTCCCTCCTAGGATGCTACCTGGGgctctgtttacacctggtactAAAGTTAATTCAATCATGAATGGACTATATAAACAgactgtttacacaacaccggTTCCAACTAAACTGAATTTAAGCATTTTGGTCATTTACTGGGGCCTAAAAATGAATTTTGGAAAactggtttcaaagtgcaactttctgaaaatttgtgtaaactacaaacACATCTGTGAAAATGGTGAAGGCCTACATATTACATGTTTAGTCTACAGGAATGCATGTTTGGTGGGAGTGCtctataaaatgttttgttttgctctcctCTGTACTTGTTTGTCATTGCATTTTGCGTCAGGTCAGAGATTACTCTTTTGGTGTAGGCCATCTGCCGGAAACcagttattttagatttaaatatggatgtttcttacaaaaacacatagatttgcttcagaaggcctttattaaccccatgGAGTTGTGTGGATATCTCTTATGGATGTGCGCTTTgggaggtaaaactagaatcattcgccgctataggagaggaagaattatctaaacttatcaaatcctcaaaatcaacatgtatgttagacccaatgccgactaaactactgaaagaaatgcttccagaggtcgtaggtccacttcttgatataattaattcatctttaacactaggatacgtgccaaaaacttttaagcaggctattattaaacctcttattaaaaaacctcaactagatccgagagatttagtaaattacaggccaatctcgaatctaccttttctgtcaaagatactagaaaaggcagtttcaacacaactgtgctcctttttagaaagaaataatatctgtgaggatttccagtcaggatttagaccataccatagtactgagactgctctcgttagagttacaaacgatctactcttctcatccgatcgtggctgtatttctctattagtgttattagatctcagtgctgcttttgacactatcgatcacaacattcttttaaaaagacttgaaaactatattggcattagtggaattgctttggcatggttcaaatcttacttatctgaccgttatcagtctgtagtagttaatgaagagatgtcgtatcgatcacaagttcaatataggagagataattaggaagcatggtgttagttttcactgctacgctgacgatactcagctctatatttcctcgcgccctgacgaaacctacaaattcacaaaactaacagaatgcatagctgacattaaaaactggatgacaagaaatttcttattattaaattcagaaaaaaaatgatatcctaatctttggaccaaaaacttcttcacgaaaaaaccttgaatactctctaacacttgacgggtgctccattaaatcttcgtcctcagttaggaacctgggtgtgctctttgataccaatctttcatttgaaagtcatgtttctagtatctgtaaaaccgccgacatatgctctcaatgactaaaatgcggaacagttggttcatgcattcatgacctcaagactagattactgtaacgctctactgggtggttgttctgctcggcttttaaacagactacagttggtcaaAAATGCGGCAGCtcgagttcttactagaaccagaaagtatgaccatattagcccagttctgtcaacattacattggctccctattaaacatcgtatagattttaaaatcttgctacttacttataaagctctaaatggtttagctccccagtatctaagtgagctcttggtgcattatagtccttcacgtctattgcgatctcagaattcaggccagttgataatacccagaatatcaaaatcaactgaaggcggcagatccttttcctatttagcactctggaacaatcttcctagcattgttcgggaagcagaaacactctgtcagtttaaatctagactaaaaacacatctctttgcccgtgcatacacataacacattatcaatacattaacatttgtcaaatccgttaaaggattgttacgctgcaataattaggtcggccggaaccgagaacatttcctataacactagatatacctgtacatcagaataagaatggcatctacgctaatatcagtctctctgcttatcctgaggtttgccgggtgctggatccaggccgtatccagatcagatggagaacctgtgtctggacctgactacaacgtagcccaggagacaatgggcctacagatccagttctggctgcatctataattcagatttttaatctccgtatccgcttacatatatttatatataatgtatttttaatctctatactaaaaatgtataattcagattctgatctccatatccatttacatatattatatatatcttccaaggggttttttccctcctaggacttttttcccagtgctagcacgctggggttttctcctaggggtttttttccacccctgggagtcagccgacattggcttaatgtagcaccatcttgtatatgttacatattaccacgcttgcttgtacagcttattttttaaccacttctcttttttctgtgcttctaatatgtaaagctgctttgaaacaattaccaattgtaaaaagcgctatataaataaatttgacttgacttgacttgacttcaaAATCAGGAGCACGGTTCAGTACTGTAGcaatttagctcaaaataaatgtataattataactagttataattaatatttggatcagttaataaaattaatgtaataaaattaatattacaatcaattaacccgTTGTCCAATGAACACactgtgttaattgtttattaattctaagaaaggttaatttccaggttatgggaaataacaatcttattgtacagtactactaaaagcctgtagtcaggatcgacatgaatagggactccagcatatgagcgcaaaacacagacaactttacatgtgacatgaacaagactttattaactagactaaacacttaaactaacattcacacacatacatgcatacagttcaccgagagagagagagagagagagagagagagagctaaagcagagtacaggaaagcaagaagttacagcattgtttgacattcagcagatcaacagccttgagcaaaccatcagtttagttttaacaggcccttctttaaaaggggtaaggatactcaatgtatccgataatgagactaagtttgatacttgcatgtctctccaagttgaattaaaactgtcctgatgcaatttgtggaggctcccgttgaatctttgctgatattgtcttgatgaaagagaaccagttggattcagaggatctttggtgaatggaagatCTAGGCTGAGGCCTGcaacaagcttggggttccttagaagcttctagcttcttaaagcgtcatcttgacgtcagcatttgtcagtaaaaaaagaagaggagaaagagagatttgatcttgtgatcagtgaatagaaggggtgaagatgtcacaccctcttgtctgagccaataaggagttgccccctcggagggaagttttacgagtctttgttctgtagcaagatattagcatacgacactggattggatgaatgagaaaagaaccttctggattcttataatactaatgtgtcacagagttagtaacttGTAACATAAATTTCCAAATAGGAaacgaaagttggagtccgttgataccaaacatgctaccaGTGTGATTTCAGTTatctatacatttgcaactatgtaacattaataccaaaatagttcaaaagagagaattaatacatagaataaagcctataaaaggaaagtcatgagatgggaaaattggatacaggtttatacatttcccaggtggttatatagagaatacataagATTAAGGGAGTTTATTTGTCCCtctcagaaagaatgagtcactagtctccaCAGCATTCTTTCTGatcataaaaatactatatatctgtaacaggacacccaCCTAGTTctgcctgtgtgctagctacatttgggatgctggttgcagttttaggggatgggttcacagaactttgataaagtgagttcataggtaattcattaaatatattgaataatgttgtgtgcctgattggtccagatgctacagtaccattataaagcttggaagagccaggatatttaaTATAACTGATTGTGTGGTCTAAAAGatggtcatatacacctatggcttgagggtgagtaaatcatgggataattttcatttttgggtgaactatccctttagtaccaggtgtaaacagggcttGAGCATATGTGGCCATGCAAGAACAGCCTTTACGAGTTCTTCTGCTACATAAAATATTGGGATATACTGAAAAATCTTGATCTTCCAGTGTGTGCAGGATATTAAAAGACTTTATTGTATGAATTACTGTATTTCATAATGAAAATGTTAAGAATAGAGCAGCTATGGTGGAGTCAGGCTTACAATATCATTGTAACGTTAACCTGCATGTTAAACTCTTGAGTCAGTCTGTATTCACAGTCCTGTTGCCATGAGAACTTCATCATgtttcaaagaaaaaacaatCCAGAACTGCCAAAATATCAACTACTGTATTCAGCTAATCAAGGATAAAATAAAGGCTGAATTTGCTATAGCAGAAATAGTACTAGTATACTATTCTGAATTCAGCACAATATGTgattttatgtttgttcaaTAAGGGTGGAAAAAAGGACAACTGAATCTTAAGAACCAATAGAATCATTCAGTTTCATAAACTCCCACTCATGCAAGTCTGGAGAATCATGACAGTTAATGAAGTGGGAGGGATTATTGTTAATGAGCCAAACTCTGAGTAGAAAAAGACCAAAGGGCAGCATCTCAACAGTGTGACTAGCTGTTGAACAATGGCAGGAAGTTGGTGTGTTGTTCAGTCTTTAGCACtttgtgtgtggttttgtgctTTCTGTCATGCTGTTCCACAGTTGAGTAATCTGCCCCAGAATCCTCAAGCTCTGATGTTCCAGCAAACTGACCAGCGGTTTCAACAGCCAGCTCAACAACAAGCTGGTCAACAGAAACCTCAGCGGTTTCAACAGGCTAGTCAAGTTAGTCAGCAGTttcaacaggcagttcaacaagcTAGTCAACAGCAAGCTAGCCAACGGTTTCAACAACCAGCTCCAGCTAGTCAGCAGTttcaacaggcagttcaacaagcTAGTCAACCGCAAGCTAGCCAACGGTTTCAACAACCAGCTCCAGCTAGTCAGCAGTttcaacaggcagttcaacaagcTAGTCAACAGCAAGCTAGCCAACGGTTTCAACAACCAGCTCAACAAGCTAGTCAACAGTTTTCTCCGCAGTTCCAGCCTAAGCAGCCAGTGGCACAGGCAGAGCCCCTTGACAAATGTGCTGTAGCTGATTATGAGCAGATCCAATGTGGACCACCTGGTATCAGTGGTGCTGAGTGTGAAGCTATCAACTGCTGCTTTAACGGACAGCAGTGTTACTATGGGAAGGCAGGTAAGAGTGAGTCAATGTAAAGGTGTTCATGTTAACCTGATCCTCAGCATTAATCTGCTCTTGTTCCTTGTTCCAGTGACTGTCCAGTGTATAAGAGATGGTCAGTTTGTGGTGGTGGTGGCTAGAGATGTTACTCTGCCTCGATTGAGCCTGGATTCAGTCCGTCTCCTGGGTGGAAACGATCCACCTTGCAGTCCTGTGGGATCCACACCTTCCTTTGCTATATACCAGTTCCCTGTCACTGCATGTGGCACGAGCATGATGGTGAGTAGCTGCTTGTGGTTTTGTGGCTTAAAATGGACTGGATGCCAATAGTGTTACTGTTTGCAGGAGGACAGTGGATACGTGGTTTATGAAAACCGGATGACCTCCTCGTATGAAGTGGGGATTGGACCACTTGGTTCCATCACACGGGACAGTCACTTTGAGTAAGTGATGTGTGCTTCAGCATATTTCTTAATCCATGACGAATGCTACAAGCTCACTGTTTGTTGTCCAGGCTTCTCTTCCAGTGTAGGTACTCTGGTACTTCTGTGGAAGCTCTGGTTGTGGAGGTCAACACCGTTCCTCCACCGCCACCAGTAGCTGCTCCTGGACCCCTCAGGGTGGAGCTTAGACTGGCAAATGGTCAGTGTGTCACCAAAGGCTGTGCAGAAGGTGAGTGTCACAAGTATGCCTAAAGCCTTTCTGAAATTCCAGGTTGCAGCAGTTTCTGGTTTAACACCAGTGTTCTTCCTCAGGGGACGAGGCGTACACATCCTACTACAGTGATGCTGATTATCCAGTCACAAAAGTCCTGCGGGAGCCTGTGTATGTTGAGGTGCGCATTTTGGAGAGGACCGACCCCAACATTGTCCTGATGCTGGGACACTGCTGGGCGACATCAACCCCCAGTCCACTCAGTCTACCCCAGTGGGACCTTCTGGTTGATGGGTGAGTAATGTCAGTCTTTATCCATCTAGTGTGCTGTAAGGCACTTCTGACTGACTCTTTGCTCTTCAGATGCCCTTACCAGGATGACCGTTACCTGACCACATTGGTTCCAGTGACTGGATCATCTGGTCTTCAGTTCCCAACCCACTACAAGCGCTTTGTTGtcaagatgtttacatttgtggATCCATCATCACTGGCTCCTCTGCAGGAAACCGTATGCTCTGCAGTCTGTCTCAAACCCTTAATCATCCTCTTTATAGTGAATTCTAGGTCTTAACCCTTTCCCCCTCTGTTAGATCTTCATCCACTGCAGTACAGCGGTGTGCCATCCCTCTTCTGGCTCTTGTGAGCAAAGCTGCGCTAGGAAAAGTGAGTGAGTGCTGTAGATTGACTTCAGGAACTGAGAAGTTATTCTCAAATGCGTCATGCTTTTACCATATCTCTTATAGGAAGAGACACGCACGTCAAGACCATCTCTAGTGGGCAAACTGTGGTTTCTAGTGGACAAGTTAACCTGGTCATATGAATTTTGtggttttaataaagtttgtgAAATGCATGTTTGTCTTTGGGTTTTTGACTGGAGTTTGGTCTTTCATGACTTGTATATTGGTCCAACAATGAGGTTACATGGAAAATAGAAACTACATATTGATACTCATGCCCAAGTCCCTCTAAAGTCAATGTTCACTTGTGGGCCCCCCCAATAATGCAAGTACAACACTAATTGTCCTTTTATCTCATGACCATTTCTCTTTGAGAAGTAAACTTGCAGTTTCCCTCCTAGGATGCTACCTGGGgctctgtttacacctggtactAAAGTTAATTCAATCATGAATGGACTATATAAACAgactgtttacacaacaccggTTCCAACTAAACTGAATTTAAGCATTTTGGTCATTTACTGGGGCCTAAAAATGAATTTTGGAAAactggtttcaaagtgcaactttctgaaaatttgtgtaaactacaaacACATCTGTGAAAATGGTGAAGGCCTACATATTACATGTTTAGTCTACAGGAATGCATGTTTGGTGGGAGTGCtctataaaatgttttgttttgctctcctCTGTACTTGTTTGTCATTGCATTTTGCGTCAGGTCAGAGATTACTCTTTTGGTGTAGGCCATCTGCCGGAAACcagttattttagatttaaatatggatgtttcttacaaaaacacatagatttgcttcagaaggcctttattaaccccatgGAGTTGTGTGGATATCTCTTAT
This genomic window from Chanodichthys erythropterus isolate Z2021 chromosome 4, ASM2448905v1, whole genome shotgun sequence contains:
- the LOC137019283 gene encoding zona pellucida sperm-binding protein 4-like, which translates into the protein MAGSWCVVQSLALCVWFCAFCHAVPQLSNLPQNPQALMFQQTDQRFQQPAQQQAGQQKPQRFQQASQVSQQFQQAVQQASQQQASQRFQQPAPASQQFQQAVQQASQPQASQRFQQPAPASQQFQQAVQQASQQQASQRFQQPAQQASQQFSPQFQPKQPVAQAEPLDKCAVADYEQIQCGPPGISGAECEAINCCFNGQQCYYGKAVTVQCIRDGQFVVVVARDVTLPRLSLDSVRLLGGNDPPCSPVGSTPSFAIYQFPVTACGTSMMEDSGYVVYENRMTSSYEVGIGPLGSITRDSHFELLFQCRYSGTSVEALVVEVNTVPPPPPVAAPGPLRVELRLANGQCVTKGCAEGDEAYTSYYSDADYPVTKVLREPVYVEVRILERTDPNIVLMLGHCWATSTPSPLSLPQWDLLVDGCPYQDDRYLTTLVPVTGSSGLQFPTHYKRFVVKMFTFVDPSSLAPLQETIFIHCSTAVCHPSSGSCEQSCARKSE